In the genome of Streptomyces sp. NBC_00190, one region contains:
- a CDS encoding MFS transporter has product MTSEATPYTDTKSGADTAGEGPSWGALVVVMVGTFMTVLDYFIANVAIPAIQSDLRASAAQAQLVIVGYGVAFTAGLITGGRIGDLFGRRRMFALGLLLFAVASAACGLAPNADLLVAARVVQGAAASLMVPQVLGIIGTVYTGPSRVAAFNVYGMVVGLAGVFGQLIGGVLITVDIGGLDWRSIFLINVPVSVVALLFVSRIPESKNADGTRLDLPGAVLVTTALALLVTALVEGREQGWPLWSWASLVVSVVLAALSARHLRKREREGRGPLISLELFRSRVFSVGLAATVTYFLAMGSFFFLLALYLQQGRGLSPLESGLLFLALGAGYFGASLMSGKLAERMGRRLVASGPLVLPAGYVLTGVAVTVNGTDGNVLWLVPSLLVAGMGMGMTTGPLTGLVLSGAAPEHAASSSGAVNTAQEGGAAIGVAVAGTVFFPALGGAALAADYPHAFTVSLIPLVVFCCAAAVMVRLIPALTAD; this is encoded by the coding sequence ATGACGTCAGAAGCAACTCCGTACACCGACACCAAGAGCGGCGCCGATACCGCCGGTGAAGGGCCGTCGTGGGGCGCCCTGGTGGTCGTCATGGTGGGCACCTTCATGACCGTTCTTGATTACTTCATCGCCAACGTGGCCATCCCGGCGATCCAGAGCGACCTGCGGGCCAGCGCCGCCCAGGCGCAGCTGGTCATCGTCGGGTACGGCGTGGCCTTCACGGCCGGTCTGATCACCGGCGGCCGGATCGGGGACCTCTTCGGGCGTCGGCGGATGTTCGCCCTGGGGCTCCTGCTCTTCGCGGTCGCCTCCGCCGCCTGCGGCCTCGCGCCCAACGCCGACCTGCTCGTGGCGGCCCGCGTGGTGCAGGGCGCCGCCGCCTCGCTGATGGTGCCCCAGGTCCTCGGCATCATCGGGACGGTCTACACCGGCCCGAGCCGCGTCGCCGCCTTCAACGTCTACGGAATGGTCGTCGGACTCGCCGGCGTCTTCGGGCAGTTGATCGGCGGCGTCCTGATCACCGTCGACATCGGCGGCCTCGACTGGCGGAGCATCTTCCTGATCAACGTGCCGGTCAGTGTCGTGGCCCTGCTGTTCGTCTCCCGCATCCCCGAGTCGAAGAACGCGGACGGCACCCGGCTCGACCTGCCCGGCGCGGTCCTGGTGACCACCGCGCTGGCCCTGCTGGTGACCGCCCTCGTCGAGGGGCGCGAACAGGGCTGGCCGCTCTGGAGCTGGGCGTCCCTGGTCGTCTCCGTCGTACTGGCCGCCCTGTCCGCCCGGCACCTGCGCAAGCGCGAACGGGAGGGACGCGGCCCGCTGATCTCCCTGGAGCTCTTCCGCAGCCGGGTCTTCTCGGTCGGACTGGCCGCCACCGTCACCTACTTCCTCGCGATGGGCTCGTTCTTCTTCCTGCTGGCGCTCTACCTCCAGCAGGGCCGGGGCCTGTCCCCGCTGGAGTCCGGCCTGCTCTTCCTCGCCCTGGGCGCCGGCTACTTCGGGGCCTCGCTGATGTCCGGCAAGCTGGCCGAGCGCATGGGCCGCCGCCTGGTGGCCTCCGGGCCGCTGGTCCTCCCCGCCGGATACGTACTGACCGGCGTCGCCGTCACCGTGAACGGCACCGACGGCAACGTCCTGTGGCTCGTGCCCTCCCTGCTGGTCGCCGGCATGGGCATGGGAATGACCACCGGACCGCTCACCGGGCTGGTGCTGTCCGGCGCCGCCCCCGAGCACGCCGCCTCCTCGTCCGGAGCGGTCAACACCGCGCAGGAGGGCGGCGCCGCCATCGGCGTGGCCGTCGCCGGCACGGTCTTCTTCCCCGCACTCGGCGGGGCGGCGCTGGCGGCCGACTACCCGCACGCCTTCACCGTCTCGCTGATCCCGCTCGTCGTCTTCTGCTGCGCCGCGGCCGTCATGGTCCGCCTGATCCCGGCTCTCACCGCGGACTGA
- a CDS encoding acyl carrier protein, with protein sequence MPEPLSVGLRLRELPKAELRDALEALVVTRFKRVLLMGDDEELALDASYFDLGLTSLRLAELRKGLEDALGIEIDATVLFNKPTVEEPVGHLGAKLSATGGDPPPLMRRAARRVRCLAPGIPWNWLSC encoded by the coding sequence ATGCCGGAACCCTTGAGTGTCGGCCTGCGGCTGCGCGAGCTGCCCAAGGCGGAATTGCGCGACGCGCTGGAAGCCCTCGTCGTCACCCGGTTCAAGCGGGTGTTGCTGATGGGTGACGACGAGGAGTTGGCGCTCGACGCCAGTTACTTCGATCTGGGGCTGACCTCCTTGCGCCTCGCCGAGCTGCGCAAGGGCCTGGAGGACGCCCTCGGCATCGAGATCGACGCGACCGTGCTCTTCAACAAACCGACGGTCGAGGAGCCCGTGGGCCATCTCGGCGCGAAGCTGTCCGCCACGGGCGGCGACCCGCCGCCGCTGATGAGAAGGGCCGCGAGAAGGGTGCGCTGTCTCGCCCCGGGAATTCCGTGGAATTGGCTTTCCTGCTGA
- the eccD gene encoding type VII secretion integral membrane protein EccD has translation MVSTATTSRAQLSRVTLIGERRRADIVLPSDTPIGQLLPDILHLLDDRAAARPLTRQLITSDGSALPHDSTLASAGISDGAVLRLVRTHSAPPAPVVHDVTDLVADDLDLQSWRWRPAARRGSAGVATVAFMVTAGLLARREFALDALAGALTVVTLVLMAAGALVARIGQANRGLATALLLASGSLGVLTAWTAADAHHWPGIARLAAVAGSVILTLVLLGYFSPLGRGGLIGAVATAVITAVWEAVAAVQGDPARLGAVVVLFSVVLLGLLPRLALMASGLTALDDRRSGGTSVSRHEVGNALAATHRGLSLATIATAISAAAAGWLLTLAEKPSVWTVALPALVAVVLLSRARAYPLVAEVVALVAAAALLVVRLVMLWTEHAGGTGPLAVLGVAALLPLLVLAVQPPEHVQVRLRRTADLIESVGMVGLFPLAVGVFGVYGQLLNKF, from the coding sequence GTGGTGAGCACAGCAACGACTTCCCGGGCGCAATTGAGCCGGGTGACCCTGATCGGCGAGCGGCGTCGGGCCGACATAGTCCTGCCTTCCGACACTCCGATCGGGCAGCTGCTCCCCGACATCCTGCATCTGCTCGACGACCGGGCCGCGGCACGCCCGTTGACCCGTCAGCTGATCACGTCGGACGGCTCCGCGCTGCCGCACGACAGCACCCTCGCGTCGGCCGGGATATCCGACGGCGCCGTCCTGCGGCTCGTCCGGACCCACTCCGCGCCGCCCGCCCCCGTGGTCCACGACGTCACCGACCTGGTGGCCGACGACCTCGATCTGCAGTCCTGGCGCTGGCGTCCCGCCGCCCGGCGGGGCAGCGCGGGGGTGGCGACCGTGGCCTTCATGGTGACCGCCGGGCTGCTCGCCCGCCGCGAGTTCGCCCTGGACGCCCTGGCCGGCGCCCTCACGGTCGTCACGCTCGTCCTGATGGCGGCCGGCGCGCTCGTCGCCCGGATCGGGCAGGCCAACCGAGGCCTGGCGACCGCCCTCCTGCTCGCCTCCGGCAGCCTGGGCGTCCTCACCGCGTGGACCGCCGCGGACGCCCACCACTGGCCGGGAATCGCACGGCTCGCCGCCGTCGCGGGCTCGGTCATCCTGACGCTGGTGCTGCTCGGCTACTTCTCGCCGCTCGGCCGCGGCGGACTCATCGGCGCCGTGGCCACGGCCGTGATCACCGCCGTGTGGGAGGCCGTCGCAGCCGTCCAGGGCGATCCGGCCCGGCTCGGCGCGGTCGTGGTCCTGTTCTCCGTGGTGCTGCTCGGTCTGCTGCCACGGCTCGCCCTGATGGCCTCCGGGCTCACCGCGCTCGACGACCGGCGCTCCGGCGGTACCTCCGTCAGCCGCCACGAGGTGGGCAACGCGCTCGCCGCGACGCACCGCGGGCTCTCCCTCGCGACGATCGCCACCGCGATCTCGGCGGCGGCCGCCGGCTGGCTGCTGACCCTCGCCGAGAAGCCCAGCGTCTGGACGGTGGCGCTCCCCGCGCTCGTCGCCGTGGTGCTGCTGTCGAGGGCGCGGGCCTACCCGCTGGTCGCCGAGGTCGTCGCGCTGGTCGCCGCCGCGGCCCTGCTCGTCGTACGCCTCGTGATGCTGTGGACCGAGCACGCCGGGGGCACCGGACCGCTCGCCGTCCTGGGTGTGGCGGCGCTGCTGCCGCTGCTCGTCCTCGCGGTGCAGCCGCCGGAGCACGTGCAGGTCCGGCTGCGGCGCACCGCCGACCTCATCGAATCGGTCGGCATGGTGGGGCTCTTCCCGCTCGCCGTCGGGGTGTTCGGCGTGTACGGGCAACTGCTCAACAAGTTCTGA
- a CDS encoding helix-turn-helix domain-containing protein, whose protein sequence is MTLPITEGGVGSLLRKWRRRRKISQHELALQVETSARHLSFVETGRSRPSRSLLHRLADGLEIPLRQRNTLLVSAGYSPLYQETPLEAPRLKVVREAVDRLITAHAPYPALAVDADEDIVAMNLGAELLLAEVSPALLVPPVNVMRVCLHPEGLARQVVNVDEWRSHLLGRLYRQSVYSGRESLRELYDEVTAYGPRTAKDCQELSDTIVASIRVRALGTELKLFSTITTFGAATDITVAELSLETMHPADAHTAAAFRAAAERQPDRKASMSLLSRSA, encoded by the coding sequence ATGACCCTGCCCATTACAGAAGGCGGAGTTGGCTCCCTCTTACGCAAGTGGCGCCGACGAAGGAAGATCAGTCAGCACGAGCTCGCCCTTCAGGTCGAGACCTCGGCACGTCATCTCAGTTTCGTCGAAACCGGCCGGTCCCGGCCGAGCCGGTCACTGCTCCACCGGCTGGCGGACGGCCTGGAGATCCCGCTCCGGCAGCGCAACACCCTGCTGGTGTCCGCAGGTTATTCACCGCTCTACCAGGAAACCCCGCTCGAAGCCCCGCGGCTCAAGGTGGTGCGGGAGGCGGTCGACCGGCTGATCACCGCACACGCCCCCTATCCGGCACTCGCCGTCGACGCCGACGAGGACATCGTCGCCATGAACCTCGGCGCCGAGCTGCTCCTCGCGGAGGTCTCACCGGCCCTGCTCGTCCCACCCGTCAACGTCATGCGGGTCTGCCTCCATCCCGAGGGCCTCGCCCGCCAAGTGGTCAACGTCGACGAATGGCGCAGCCACCTCCTCGGCAGGCTCTACCGGCAGTCCGTGTACTCGGGCCGCGAGAGCCTGCGCGAGCTGTACGACGAGGTCACGGCTTACGGCCCGCGTACGGCGAAGGACTGCCAGGAGCTCTCCGACACCATCGTCGCCTCGATCCGGGTCCGCGCGCTGGGCACGGAACTGAAGCTCTTCAGTACGATCACCACCTTCGGCGCGGCCACCGACATCACCGTGGCCGAGCTCTCGCTGGAGACGATGCACCCGGCGGACGCCCACACCGCCGCCGCCTTCCGGGCAGCGGCGGAGCGTCAGCCGGACAGGAAGGCCAGCATGTCCTTGTTGAGCCGCTCAGCGTGA
- a CDS encoding alpha/beta fold hydrolase — MREGLRCVSYDRRGCGRSDRPWDGYDYDTLADDLAAVLESLDLREVALVGCAVGAGEAVRYLARYGAERVERLVLISPTTPFIMRTDDNPDGVDVELLDQMAAAIDADRPRWAAGLAAPFFGGAGAGPEDLAVSPELARWMADLALDSSPRATQEIYRTLFTTDKRAETAEVAVPTLVIHGENDLAAPVELCGARTAGLIAGSSFIRYEGAAHGLFASHAERLNKDMLAFLSG; from the coding sequence GTGCGGGAAGGCCTGCGCTGCGTCAGCTACGACCGGCGGGGCTGCGGCCGTTCCGACCGGCCCTGGGACGGGTACGACTACGACACCCTGGCCGACGACCTGGCCGCGGTGCTGGAGAGCCTGGACCTGCGCGAAGTGGCCCTGGTGGGCTGCGCGGTGGGGGCGGGGGAAGCCGTCCGGTACCTGGCCCGGTACGGCGCGGAGCGCGTCGAGCGGCTCGTGCTGATCAGCCCGACGACTCCGTTCATCATGCGGACGGACGACAACCCGGACGGGGTCGACGTGGAGCTGCTCGACCAGATGGCCGCGGCGATCGACGCAGACCGGCCGCGCTGGGCGGCCGGTCTGGCGGCGCCGTTCTTCGGTGGCGCGGGCGCCGGACCCGAAGACCTCGCGGTCTCGCCCGAGCTGGCCCGCTGGATGGCCGACCTGGCGCTGGACAGCTCCCCGCGGGCCACGCAGGAGATCTACCGGACCCTGTTCACCACCGACAAGCGGGCGGAGACCGCCGAGGTCGCCGTACCCACCCTCGTCATCCACGGCGAGAACGACCTGGCGGCTCCGGTGGAGCTGTGCGGAGCGCGTACGGCCGGGCTCATCGCGGGCAGCTCATTCATCCGCTACGAGGGAGCCGCCCACGGCCTCTTCGCCTCTCACGCTGAGCGGCTCAACAAGGACATGCTGGCCTTCCTGTCCGGCTGA
- a CDS encoding bifunctional 3'-5' exonuclease/DNA polymerase: MSDRTSRWALAEDGDGWWHAAPVDPGAGARVSVREPAEAVRAAPAGTRWVWRSTTAVYPRLLAAGVRVERCHDVEDCELLLLGHEGRFGEPRSAAAAWARLNNGPVPPDPPQRTAEPGTQDSLFDPQPAPVPLDALLAVHADQARRLDATAHPDRMRLLTAAESAAFLVAAEMNRAGLPWRADVHRALLTELLGERYAGGGEPRRLAELADRISAAFGRRVRPELPADVIKAFAEAGIKLKSTRRWEIQELDHPAVEPLIEYKKLYRIYTAHGWGWLTDWVHEGRFRPEFIPGGTLTGRWVTNGGGALQIPKVIRRAVVADPGWRLVVADADQMEPRVLAAISRDPAFMEVAGRPEDLYTAVSRQGFSGDRDKAKLAVLGAVYGQTSGDGLKNLAALRRRFPRAVAYVDDAAKAGEEGRLVRTWLGRTCPPPVGSAESDDGEAGIPQVREDREDRGWTPSYASADTRARGRFTRNFVVQGSAADWTLLLLAALRQTLAGMRAELVFFQHDEVIVHCPAEEAGAVAEAIRAAGDRAGRIAFGDTPVRFPFTTAVVECYADAK, translated from the coding sequence ATGAGCGACCGCACGTCCCGGTGGGCCCTCGCCGAGGACGGCGACGGGTGGTGGCACGCCGCGCCCGTGGACCCGGGCGCCGGGGCGCGGGTCAGCGTGCGCGAGCCCGCCGAGGCGGTGCGGGCCGCACCGGCCGGGACGCGGTGGGTCTGGCGGTCCACCACCGCCGTGTACCCCCGGCTGCTCGCCGCTGGGGTGCGGGTCGAGCGGTGCCACGACGTCGAGGACTGCGAGCTGCTGCTGCTCGGCCACGAGGGCCGGTTCGGGGAGCCCCGCTCGGCGGCGGCCGCCTGGGCCCGCCTCAACAACGGCCCCGTACCGCCCGATCCCCCGCAGCGCACCGCCGAGCCCGGCACGCAGGACTCGCTCTTCGACCCGCAGCCCGCGCCCGTCCCCCTCGACGCCCTGCTCGCCGTCCACGCCGACCAGGCGAGACGGCTCGACGCCACCGCCCACCCCGACCGGATGCGGCTGCTCACCGCCGCCGAGTCCGCCGCCTTCCTCGTCGCCGCCGAGATGAACCGCGCGGGCCTGCCCTGGCGGGCCGACGTACACCGCGCCCTGCTGACCGAGCTGCTCGGCGAGCGGTACGCGGGCGGCGGCGAGCCCCGCCGCCTCGCCGAGCTCGCCGACCGGATCTCCGCCGCCTTCGGCCGACGCGTGCGCCCCGAACTGCCCGCCGACGTCATCAAGGCCTTCGCCGAGGCCGGGATCAAGCTCAAGTCGACCCGCCGCTGGGAGATCCAGGAGCTGGACCATCCGGCCGTCGAGCCGCTGATCGAGTACAAGAAGCTGTACCGGATCTACACCGCGCACGGCTGGGGCTGGCTCACGGACTGGGTCCACGAGGGCCGCTTCCGCCCGGAGTTCATTCCCGGCGGTACCCTCACCGGCCGCTGGGTGACCAACGGCGGCGGAGCCCTGCAGATCCCCAAGGTGATCCGCCGGGCCGTCGTCGCCGATCCGGGCTGGCGGCTGGTCGTCGCCGACGCCGACCAGATGGAACCGCGCGTGCTCGCCGCGATCTCCCGCGACCCCGCCTTCATGGAGGTGGCCGGCCGGCCCGAGGACCTCTACACCGCCGTCTCCCGCCAGGGCTTCTCCGGCGACCGGGACAAGGCCAAGCTCGCCGTCCTGGGCGCCGTCTACGGGCAGACCTCCGGGGACGGCCTGAAGAACCTGGCCGCGCTGCGCCGCCGCTTCCCGCGGGCCGTGGCGTACGTCGACGACGCGGCGAAGGCGGGCGAGGAGGGCCGGCTCGTACGGACCTGGCTGGGCCGCACCTGCCCGCCGCCGGTGGGCTCCGCGGAGTCCGACGACGGCGAGGCCGGGATCCCGCAGGTCCGGGAGGACCGTGAGGACCGCGGCTGGACCCCGAGCTACGCCTCGGCCGACACCCGGGCCCGCGGCCGGTTCACCCGTAACTTCGTCGTGCAGGGCAGCGCCGCCGACTGGACGCTGCTGCTGCTCGCCGCCCTGCGGCAGACCCTCGCCGGGATGCGGGCCGAGCTGGTGTTCTTCCAGCACGACGAGGTGATCGTGCACTGCCCGGCCGAGGAGGCCGGGGCCGTCGCCGAGGCGATCCGCGCCGCCGGTGACCGGGCGGGCCGGATCGCCTTCGGCGACACCCCGGTCCGGTTCCCGTTCACGACGGCGGTCGTGGAGTGCTACGCCGACGCCAAGTGA
- a CDS encoding winged helix-turn-helix transcriptional regulator produces the protein MSPGHTAITTPVVSCDDDCGIRDVLDRLGDKWSVLVVVQLAAGVHRFKELQRAVDGVSQRMLTLTVRRLERDGLVTRTVHPTVPPQVEYELTELGHSLTVLVKGLAEWSLAHRPRIEAARREWDAKADMPS, from the coding sequence ATGTCACCAGGGCACACGGCGATAACCACCCCCGTGGTGAGCTGCGACGACGACTGCGGCATCCGCGACGTCCTCGACCGGCTCGGCGACAAGTGGTCCGTCCTCGTCGTCGTCCAGCTCGCGGCCGGGGTCCACCGGTTCAAGGAACTCCAGCGCGCGGTCGACGGCGTCTCGCAGCGGATGCTCACCCTCACCGTGCGCCGGCTGGAGCGCGACGGCCTGGTCACCCGGACCGTGCACCCCACGGTGCCCCCGCAGGTCGAGTACGAGCTGACCGAGCTCGGCCACAGCCTGACCGTCCTGGTCAAGGGCCTCGCCGAGTGGTCGCTCGCGCACCGCCCGCGGATCGAGGCCGCCCGCCGGGAATGGGACGCGAAGGCGGACATGCCAAGCTGA
- a CDS encoding GNAT family N-acetyltransferase — MIGQAQAADEGAVTVRAAGEADVPAAAALFRGYLDFYEVDVEDPDHPRAFLAERIAKDESLVLLAETPAAGAVGFAQVYRTFSSLALRPVWILNDLYVDPSGRRTGAGRALLREVLRLAREAGVAGVQLETAYDNTIAQGLYEAEGFVRDAFHIYFHDLG, encoded by the coding sequence ATGATCGGTCAGGCGCAGGCGGCAGACGAGGGGGCCGTCACGGTCCGCGCGGCGGGGGAGGCGGACGTCCCAGCGGCGGCCGCACTGTTCCGCGGATACCTGGACTTCTACGAGGTGGACGTCGAGGACCCGGACCACCCGCGCGCCTTCCTGGCGGAACGGATCGCGAAGGACGAGTCCCTCGTCCTGCTCGCCGAGACCCCGGCAGCCGGGGCGGTGGGCTTCGCACAGGTCTACCGCACGTTCTCGTCACTCGCCCTGCGGCCCGTCTGGATCCTGAACGACCTGTACGTGGACCCGTCCGGCCGCCGCACCGGCGCGGGCCGTGCGCTGCTGCGCGAGGTGCTGCGTCTGGCCCGCGAGGCGGGGGTGGCGGGCGTACAGCTGGAGACCGCGTACGACAACACGATCGCGCAGGGGCTGTACGAGGCGGAGGGCTTCGTCCGCGACGCGTTCCACATCTACTTCCACGACCTGGGCTGA
- a CDS encoding MinD/ParA family ATP-binding protein → MPNEDNWQGDVLRDLRAGSPAQGAQQGPGAQQPAQPSAQGPAGAPGSGVPPQAPGTPGPAAPQPGPAQGHVPQPAPGHGYPQGQFPPQSAPPGAQGVRTPDSRPAVDKNLAGAVRGPRRGEPFAARAVRAIRRTVSSSASREVAEATRAAELLQQPVTTGRQIAVTSIRGGAGKSTIAALLGTTYAHYRQDPVLFVEADPALGSLPIRLGAETLRWTTGDVADIVEPQMSLLDITGYLVQLRDNAWLLPGSQGQIGAMLDLRSYERAMVALRRYFGVTVVDCETLPAEVARVALSASQARVLTTPATLDGVASTYAVLQWMQGLPPHVIAGTVVVLTEQAPHPGIDLAEAVRTLQATGAGVHVLPYDRHLAAGGPIRTELLAHSTRQTATRLAAEVFQLSQKRH, encoded by the coding sequence ATGCCGAACGAAGACAACTGGCAGGGCGATGTCCTGCGCGACCTGAGGGCCGGCTCCCCGGCGCAGGGCGCCCAGCAGGGCCCCGGCGCCCAGCAGCCCGCGCAGCCGTCGGCCCAGGGCCCGGCCGGAGCCCCGGGTTCCGGCGTGCCCCCGCAGGCCCCCGGTACCCCGGGCCCGGCCGCCCCGCAGCCCGGCCCGGCGCAGGGCCACGTACCGCAGCCCGCCCCCGGCCACGGGTACCCCCAGGGGCAGTTCCCGCCGCAGTCGGCGCCCCCCGGCGCCCAGGGGGTCCGTACGCCCGACTCCCGGCCCGCCGTCGACAAGAACCTCGCCGGGGCGGTCCGCGGGCCCCGGCGCGGTGAGCCCTTCGCCGCCCGCGCCGTACGCGCCATACGGCGAACCGTTTCCTCATCCGCCTCCCGCGAGGTCGCCGAGGCCACCCGCGCGGCCGAGCTGCTCCAGCAGCCCGTGACCACCGGCCGCCAGATCGCCGTCACCTCCATCCGCGGCGGCGCCGGCAAGTCCACCATCGCGGCCCTGCTCGGCACCACGTACGCCCACTACCGGCAGGACCCCGTCCTCTTCGTCGAGGCCGACCCGGCCCTCGGCTCGCTGCCGATCCGCCTCGGCGCCGAGACACTGCGCTGGACGACCGGCGACGTCGCGGACATCGTCGAACCCCAGATGTCGCTGCTCGACATCACCGGCTACCTCGTCCAGCTCCGCGACAACGCCTGGCTGCTGCCCGGCAGCCAGGGCCAGATCGGCGCGATGCTCGACCTGCGGTCCTACGAGCGGGCCATGGTCGCGCTCCGCCGCTACTTCGGCGTGACCGTCGTCGACTGCGAGACGCTGCCCGCCGAGGTCGCCCGTGTCGCGCTCTCCGCCTCCCAGGCCCGCGTCCTGACCACCCCCGCCACCCTGGACGGCGTCGCCAGCACGTACGCGGTCCTCCAGTGGATGCAGGGCCTGCCCCCGCACGTGATCGCCGGCACGGTCGTCGTGCTCACCGAGCAGGCGCCGCACCCGGGAATCGACCTCGCCGAGGCGGTCCGCACCCTCCAGGCCACCGGGGCGGGCGTCCACGTCCTGCCGTACGACCGCCACCTGGCGGCCGGCGGCCCCATCCGTACCGAACTGCTCGCCCACTCGACCAGGCAGACCGCCACCCGGCTCGCCGCCGAGGTCTTCCAGCTCTCCCAGAAGCGCCACTGA
- a CDS encoding SigE family RNA polymerase sigma factor has protein sequence MRQGRRDGFREFAADRSGHLYRSACLLASGDTHLAEDLVQETLGRMYLNWGRISRIDNPAAYAQTVLVRAFLTHQRRRSAWERPVGELPDRGAAAAGADPALRLTLLEALGRLAPKDRAVLVLRYWEDRSVEETADAMNVSSAAVRTRTSRALGRLREQLGGSLTAFAEL, from the coding sequence ATGCGGCAGGGTCGCAGAGACGGGTTCCGTGAGTTCGCGGCAGACCGGTCGGGGCATCTGTACCGGTCCGCGTGTCTGCTGGCGAGCGGGGACACCCACCTCGCGGAGGACCTGGTGCAGGAGACCCTGGGGCGGATGTACCTGAACTGGGGGCGGATCTCCCGCATCGACAATCCGGCGGCGTACGCGCAGACGGTGCTGGTGCGGGCCTTCCTGACCCACCAGCGCCGCCGGTCGGCGTGGGAGCGCCCCGTCGGGGAGCTCCCCGACCGGGGCGCGGCGGCCGCCGGCGCCGATCCGGCGCTGCGGCTGACGCTGCTGGAGGCGCTGGGGCGGCTGGCGCCGAAGGACCGGGCGGTGCTGGTGCTGCGGTACTGGGAGGACCGCAGTGTCGAGGAGACCGCCGACGCGATGAACGTCAGCTCGGCGGCGGTGCGCACCCGCACCTCGCGGGCGCTGGGCCGGCTGCGGGAGCAACTCGGCGGCAGCCTCACCGCGTTCGCGGAACTCTGA
- a CDS encoding NAD(P)H-binding protein, giving the protein MLLITGASGGLGSLVARRLAGRPDVRFGTRAPAGGGAGTGRVRVDFDEPDSLGPAFAGVDTLLLISAGYGEDDRVIARHGAAVAAAERAGVRHLVYTSLTGAGDHLPYALPHRWTERRLRESSLTWTVLRNGLYAELLAALAAPGPDGLITAPLGAGRLAAVAREDLAEVALRVALAPEAHAGQVYELVGDRALGGAELAGATGARYAPGRLSEARAALSGTDAQPFEVPMLVATYSAIAAGFLDTPDAGVLPKLLDRAPRSALSVYAESVPRA; this is encoded by the coding sequence ATGCTCTTGATCACCGGCGCCTCGGGCGGACTCGGCTCCCTGGTGGCGCGACGACTGGCCGGCCGGCCGGACGTACGGTTCGGCACGCGCGCTCCGGCCGGGGGCGGAGCCGGAACCGGGCGGGTGCGGGTGGACTTCGACGAACCCGACTCGCTCGGCCCCGCCTTCGCCGGGGTGGACACCCTCCTGCTCATCTCCGCGGGGTACGGGGAGGACGACCGGGTCATCGCCCGGCACGGGGCGGCGGTCGCGGCGGCCGAGCGGGCCGGCGTGCGTCACCTCGTCTACACCAGCCTCACCGGGGCCGGCGACCACCTGCCGTACGCGCTCCCGCACCGCTGGACCGAACGCCGCCTGCGGGAGTCCTCGCTGACCTGGACCGTCCTGCGCAACGGGCTGTACGCGGAACTGCTGGCGGCCCTGGCCGCGCCCGGCCCGGACGGGCTGATCACCGCACCGCTGGGGGCCGGCCGGCTCGCGGCCGTCGCCCGGGAGGACCTGGCGGAGGTCGCGCTACGGGTGGCGCTGGCGCCGGAGGCGCACGCCGGGCAGGTGTACGAGCTGGTCGGCGACCGGGCGCTGGGCGGGGCGGAGCTGGCCGGGGCGACCGGGGCCCGCTACGCCCCGGGCCGGCTGTCCGAGGCCCGGGCCGCGCTGTCGGGCACGGACGCGCAGCCGTTCGAGGTGCCGATGCTGGTGGCGACGTACTCGGCGATCGCCGCGGGCTTCCTGGACACCCCGGACGCGGGCGTCCTCCCGAAGCTCCTGGACCGCGCCCCGCGGTCCGCGCTGTCGGTGTACGCGGAGTCGGTTCCCCGCGCCTAA